One Vibrio sp. 16 genomic window carries:
- a CDS encoding response regulator has product MSKYLILCVDDEREVLDSVVQDLDEFEEHFSLEAAESVQEAKQIIEDAERDGIKLALILCDHIMPEQTGISFLIELNEQASTQATRKLLLTGQAGLEDTVEAINHSSLHFYIAKPWRGDELRNVIKEQLTQYMIENEPELMPWASVLNTEKIFEEMAKNRLNYGE; this is encoded by the coding sequence ATGAGTAAATACCTTATCTTATGCGTCGACGATGAAAGAGAAGTTCTTGATAGCGTTGTCCAAGATTTGGATGAATTCGAAGAGCATTTTTCGTTAGAGGCAGCCGAATCTGTTCAAGAAGCCAAACAGATCATTGAAGATGCTGAACGCGACGGCATAAAATTGGCGCTCATCCTTTGCGACCATATCATGCCCGAGCAAACCGGGATCAGTTTTCTTATTGAACTAAACGAGCAAGCATCCACTCAAGCGACACGAAAACTGCTCCTCACTGGCCAAGCAGGACTCGAAGATACAGTCGAAGCCATTAACCACTCTAGCCTTCACTTTTACATTGCTAAACCTTGGCGTGGCGATGAGTTACGTAACGTCATCAAAGAACAATTGACCCAATACATGATTGAGAACGAGCCTGAACTCATGCCCTGGGCATCAGTACTGAACACTGAAAAAATATTTGAGGAAATGGCGAAAAATCGCCTCAATTATGGTGAGTAG
- a CDS encoding MurR/RpiR family transcriptional regulator — MNTLEKIQKNLENFSKSERKVAEVIMASPQTAIHSSIATLAKMADVSEPTVNRFCRRLDTKGFPDFKLHLAQSLANGTPYVNRNVEEDDGPDAYTHKIFESTMACLDVAKNSLDSMQINRAVDLLTQAKRISFFGLGASSAVAKDAQNKFIRFNIPITCFEDIVMQRMSCINCTDNDVVVLISHTGRTKSLVEIANLARENGATVIAITAKDSPLDKASSLSISLDVPEDTDVYMPMASRVVQMTVIDVLATGFTLRRGTGFRENLKRVKDALKDSRYDKLSQF, encoded by the coding sequence ATGAACACATTAGAAAAAATTCAGAAAAACCTAGAGAATTTCAGTAAGTCAGAACGCAAAGTAGCGGAAGTTATTATGGCGTCTCCACAAACTGCGATTCACTCTAGTATTGCTACGCTGGCAAAGATGGCTGATGTAAGTGAGCCAACGGTTAACCGCTTCTGTCGACGCTTGGATACCAAAGGTTTTCCAGACTTTAAACTGCATTTGGCCCAAAGTTTGGCGAACGGTACGCCTTACGTAAATCGTAACGTTGAAGAAGACGATGGACCAGACGCCTACACGCACAAGATTTTTGAATCGACTATGGCGTGTCTGGATGTTGCGAAAAATAGCCTTGATTCGATGCAAATCAATCGTGCTGTAGATCTGCTAACCCAAGCGAAACGAATTTCGTTTTTCGGTTTGGGTGCGTCTTCTGCAGTGGCGAAAGACGCGCAAAACAAGTTCATTCGCTTCAATATTCCAATCACTTGTTTTGAAGACATCGTAATGCAGCGCATGAGTTGTATTAACTGTACTGACAATGATGTGGTTGTGTTGATTTCTCATACAGGTCGTACCAAAAGTCTGGTTGAAATTGCCAACCTTGCTCGCGAAAATGGTGCAACGGTGATAGCGATTACCGCGAAAGATTCACCGCTTGATAAAGCAAGTTCATTGTCGATTTCTCTTGATGTCCCAGAAGACACAGACGTGTACATGCCAATGGCAAGTCGAGTTGTTCAGATGACCGTGATTGACGTTCTTGCAACAGGCTTTACATTGCGCAGAGGCACAGGCTTTAGAGAGAACCTTAAGCGTGTTAAAGACGCATTAAAAGATTCTCGTTACGACAAGCTATCTCAGTTTTAA
- the panP gene encoding pyridoxal-dependent aspartate 1-decarboxylase PanP produces the protein MVSEHKTADVSFESLLRIFTVPEGPDSTLTQIDEELSRNLNKFLREHIVAEEKPLWEIEKDFSNATIPEQPEFVSDHTQHLLDTLVSHSVHTSAPSFIGHMTSALPYFLMPLSKIMIALNQNLVKIETSKAFTPLERQVLGMLHRLIYHREDSFYSQWMHSANHSLGAFCSGGTIANITALWVARNNALRAQGEFKGVEKEGLFKAMKHYGYEGLAVLVSERGHYSLKKAADVLGIGQEGLVAVKTDNNNRIDPVALQEKIAELKQSNIKPFAVIGVAGTTETGNIDPLRDIANICSQEDCHFHVDAAWGGATLMSNNYRQLLDGVELADSVTIDAHKQLYIPMGAGMVLFKNPDAMKSIEHHAQYILRKGSKDLGSHTLEGSRSGMAMLVYAAMHIISRPGYELLIDQSIEKAKYFASLIKQQPDFELVSEPELCLLTYRYIPTHVRHALEKADSTQKAELNELLNELTKYIQKRQRETGKSFVSRTRLNPSQWERLNTIVFRVVLANPLTSRDILSSVLVEQREIAKTAPNLMARIESVVDSISNK, from the coding sequence ATGGTATCTGAACATAAAACGGCTGATGTGAGCTTCGAAAGTTTACTTCGAATTTTCACAGTACCTGAAGGGCCAGACTCAACGCTAACCCAAATTGACGAAGAGCTATCACGCAACTTAAATAAGTTTTTGCGTGAGCATATCGTTGCTGAAGAAAAACCGCTTTGGGAGATTGAGAAAGATTTCTCTAACGCGACGATTCCTGAGCAACCGGAGTTCGTTTCGGACCATACACAACACCTGCTCGATACACTCGTCTCTCACTCCGTCCATACTTCGGCACCAAGCTTCATTGGTCATATGACATCCGCATTACCCTATTTTCTAATGCCCTTGTCTAAAATCATGATCGCACTTAACCAAAACTTGGTGAAAATTGAGACATCAAAAGCGTTTACTCCGCTAGAGCGTCAAGTTCTTGGGATGCTGCATCGCCTTATCTATCACCGCGAAGACTCTTTCTACAGCCAGTGGATGCACAGCGCAAATCATTCCCTTGGCGCTTTCTGCTCGGGTGGTACCATCGCCAACATCACCGCGCTTTGGGTCGCTCGCAATAATGCGCTGAGAGCACAAGGTGAGTTCAAAGGTGTAGAAAAAGAAGGCTTATTTAAAGCGATGAAGCATTACGGCTATGAAGGATTAGCGGTATTGGTTTCAGAGCGCGGCCACTACTCATTGAAAAAAGCCGCAGATGTTTTAGGCATCGGCCAAGAAGGGTTGGTTGCTGTCAAAACAGACAACAACAACCGCATCGACCCTGTTGCCTTGCAAGAGAAAATCGCCGAGTTAAAGCAAAGCAACATCAAACCTTTCGCTGTGATTGGGGTAGCTGGCACGACGGAAACAGGCAATATCGATCCTTTGCGTGATATCGCCAATATTTGTTCACAAGAAGACTGCCATTTCCACGTCGACGCTGCTTGGGGTGGCGCGACTTTAATGTCAAACAACTACCGTCAATTGCTCGATGGGGTGGAACTGGCTGACTCAGTGACTATTGATGCGCATAAGCAGCTCTACATCCCAATGGGTGCGGGAATGGTGCTGTTTAAAAACCCAGACGCTATGAAGTCTATTGAACACCACGCTCAATATATTCTGCGTAAGGGCTCGAAAGACCTTGGTAGCCACACACTGGAAGGATCGCGTTCCGGTATGGCGATGCTGGTTTACGCAGCCATGCACATTATCAGCCGTCCTGGGTATGAATTGTTGATCGATCAGAGTATCGAGAAAGCCAAGTACTTTGCTTCATTGATCAAACAGCAGCCTGACTTTGAACTCGTTTCAGAACCAGAACTGTGTTTACTTACCTATCGCTACATCCCAACTCATGTGCGTCACGCGTTAGAAAAAGCAGACTCCACCCAAAAAGCAGAACTCAATGAGCTTCTCAACGAGTTAACGAAATACATTCAAAAGCGTCAGCGTGAAACGGGTAAGTCCTTCGTATCAAGGACTCGTTTAAATCCTAGTCAGTGGGAGCGTTTGAATACCATCGTATTCCGAGTGGTGTTAGCCAACCCGTTAACCAGCCGAGACATTCTTAGCTCTGTTTTGGTCGAGCAACGTGAGATCGCAAAAACAGCACCGAATTTAATGGCTAGAATCGAATCAGTCGTCGATTCAATCAGCAACAAGTGA
- a CDS encoding HDOD domain-containing protein, with protein MNHLAFYWLPQNKDLLVKGIETEFSQLIEHSIANKKISLPPIPDVVLKIQRLCTQDTTTVADVADSLLEDPGLAAIVIRVANSVIFNRRNITCTDLVTAVSRLGILRVRDIVTAQAIEQLKHSVNLSGSCNKILVQSAANSRELAATMVLVAKGFRESGSQAYKHLEADKALLTGLLADIGLFCIVNEYHYYLENGNYLDEEIAFQIFDNQCSKASKLVLESWGFDDDFLEVASNQAIKPSEKAVSYLALARIANHILMFRRQDENIDEHSVEFDVTGADILYKLSNLSDIEFNAQIDELISASGL; from the coding sequence ATGAATCACCTAGCATTTTACTGGCTCCCACAAAATAAAGACCTATTAGTCAAAGGTATTGAGACTGAGTTTTCTCAACTTATTGAGCATTCTATCGCTAATAAGAAAATATCACTTCCTCCAATTCCTGACGTAGTCTTAAAGATTCAGCGTTTGTGCACCCAAGATACAACCACGGTAGCAGATGTCGCAGACTCACTGTTGGAAGATCCTGGGCTCGCCGCTATTGTTATTCGCGTGGCAAATTCGGTGATATTTAACCGCCGAAACATCACATGTACCGACTTGGTTACCGCGGTGTCTCGGTTGGGCATTCTTCGAGTACGAGATATCGTGACTGCACAAGCGATTGAGCAGTTGAAACACTCTGTCAATTTAAGCGGTTCTTGCAACAAAATCTTAGTTCAAAGTGCGGCGAATTCTCGCGAATTGGCGGCAACGATGGTCCTAGTGGCAAAAGGATTCCGTGAAAGTGGCTCACAGGCATACAAGCACCTAGAAGCGGACAAAGCGCTACTTACTGGTTTGCTCGCTGACATCGGTCTTTTCTGTATCGTCAACGAGTACCACTACTATTTGGAAAATGGCAACTACCTTGACGAAGAAATCGCTTTCCAGATCTTCGACAATCAATGTTCCAAAGCGAGCAAACTTGTTTTAGAAAGCTGGGGGTTTGATGATGACTTCTTAGAGGTTGCTTCAAATCAAGCGATTAAACCATCGGAGAAAGCGGTCAGCTATCTTGCGTTGGCGAGAATCGCAAATCATATCTTAATGTTCCGCCGTCAAGACGAAAACATAGATGAACATTCGGTAGAATTTGACGTTACAGGTGCGGATATACTGTACAAACTCAGTAATTTAAGTGATATTGAGTTCAATGCGCAAATTGATGAGTTAATCAGCGCGAGTGGATTGTAA
- a CDS encoding iron-containing alcohol dehydrogenase: MFQFMTSTRIIFGEGALQSSLSVLNQFGYSVLLVSGKTTDRASVLINYLKSQNMRYQHVAISGEPNITMVEETALVGRKFKPDMVVAIGGGSVLDMGKALAAVIPNQGDVYDYVEVVGRNVPLKSKPLPFIAIPTTASTGSEVTKNAVLRSGQDQVKVSLRSPDMLADVAIVDPTLTYGTDLYTSGRGAMDTFTHLMEAYVCGDPNPLTDMICEEGLRRLSRSLLAGCIDDDFRARSDLSFAAMLGGMAITNAKLGAAHGLASALGGKLEAPHSVITARLAPHVMAENIKVAQQQGRNDLLSRYTHMAKLLTGKEDASREEAITWVSWALAKLNLPQLSQFGVCATSFETVAEDALKSVAIRGNPIPLTKERLTYILEQVCECRGDCEQAQPVGELSKTELIHSSGYVEPNKTSNLQQE; this comes from the coding sequence ATGTTTCAGTTTATGACCTCCACAAGAATCATATTTGGTGAAGGAGCGCTTCAGTCCTCGCTGTCTGTACTCAACCAGTTTGGGTATAGCGTTTTATTGGTTTCCGGAAAAACGACTGATCGTGCCTCAGTGCTTATCAATTATCTCAAATCACAAAACATGCGTTATCAGCATGTTGCTATATCTGGCGAACCCAATATCACAATGGTTGAAGAAACGGCGTTAGTCGGACGCAAGTTCAAGCCAGATATGGTGGTGGCGATAGGTGGTGGTAGCGTACTTGATATGGGTAAAGCGCTCGCTGCTGTGATACCCAATCAAGGGGATGTGTATGACTATGTTGAGGTGGTAGGGCGAAATGTCCCTCTTAAATCGAAACCTTTACCCTTTATTGCCATTCCAACGACTGCAAGCACGGGATCGGAAGTGACTAAAAATGCTGTGCTGCGCTCAGGACAGGATCAAGTGAAAGTCAGCCTTCGTAGCCCTGATATGCTCGCTGACGTTGCGATCGTTGACCCAACGTTAACCTATGGCACCGATCTCTATACTTCGGGTAGAGGGGCCATGGATACCTTTACTCATTTAATGGAAGCATACGTGTGTGGTGATCCTAATCCATTAACGGATATGATTTGCGAAGAGGGACTCCGACGGTTAAGCCGCTCGTTACTTGCAGGGTGTATTGACGATGATTTTCGAGCCCGCTCTGATTTGTCTTTTGCGGCGATGCTAGGAGGCATGGCCATTACCAATGCGAAATTAGGTGCGGCTCACGGACTTGCGTCTGCACTAGGGGGGAAGTTGGAAGCACCGCACAGCGTTATTACGGCTAGACTTGCTCCTCACGTTATGGCTGAGAACATCAAGGTAGCGCAACAGCAGGGAAGAAACGATTTGTTAAGCCGCTATACCCATATGGCGAAGCTGTTAACTGGGAAAGAAGACGCAAGTCGAGAAGAAGCGATCACTTGGGTAAGTTGGGCGCTCGCTAAGCTAAACTTGCCGCAACTCAGTCAGTTTGGGGTGTGCGCAACGTCGTTTGAAACGGTCGCGGAAGATGCGCTTAAATCTGTGGCGATTCGTGGCAACCCAATACCACTGACGAAAGAGAGGCTCACTTACATTCTTGAGCAAGTGTGCGAATGTCGGGGTGATTGTGAGCAAGCTCAGCCTGTTGGTGAGCTGTCGAAAACGGAACTGATCCACAGTAGTGGTTATGTGGAGCCAAACAAAACGTCAAACTTACAACAAGAGTAA
- a CDS encoding aspartate:alanine antiporter gives MNIDVVQLLEQNPILLIFVVLAIGLAIGKIRFGNLQLGNSIGVLVTALVMGHLGFTFNADALTIGFMLFIYCVGIEAGPNFFGIFFRDGKHYFILSMVVLSTAVCITYFGSHYLGLGFGLSAGMMAGALTSTPVLVGAQDALTSGLATVPRNMDFSLVLENLSVGYAMAYLIGLISMIMFAKLLPKLQKQNLSDSAQQIAQERGLGSTGQRKVYLPIIRAYRVGQELIDWIDGKNLRELGIYRQTGCYIERIRRNGILAHPDGDAILQEGDEIALVGFPDSHARLDPSFRNGKEVFDRNLLDLRIVEEEIVVKSDAIAGKRLSDLNLSEYGCFLNRVVRAQIEMPMDLDIVLAKGDVLQVSGEKSRVHGLAEKIGFISIHSQMADLLAFCSFFILGIMFGLITMTFGHVSFGLGNAVGLLLSGITLGFLRANHPTFGYVPQGALNMVKDLGLMIFMVGIGLSAGGKMFEHLSQVGVQVIGLAFLVSVLPVVCAYLVGAYLLKMNRALLFGAIIGARTCAPAMDIVNDYAKSTIPALGYAGTYAIANILMTLAGTILIILS, from the coding sequence GTGAACATCGACGTCGTACAATTGCTCGAGCAAAACCCTATCCTCCTCATTTTTGTGGTTCTCGCCATCGGTCTCGCGATTGGCAAAATTCGTTTCGGAAACCTTCAACTTGGTAATTCAATCGGCGTATTGGTTACCGCGTTGGTCATGGGACACCTTGGTTTCACCTTCAACGCTGACGCATTAACCATTGGTTTCATGCTGTTTATTTACTGTGTTGGTATAGAAGCAGGGCCAAACTTCTTTGGTATTTTCTTCCGTGATGGTAAACACTATTTCATATTGAGTATGGTGGTGTTGTCGACAGCTGTGTGCATCACTTACTTTGGCAGTCATTACCTCGGCTTAGGGTTCGGATTATCAGCCGGTATGATGGCAGGTGCACTCACCTCGACTCCTGTTTTAGTTGGCGCCCAGGATGCATTAACTTCAGGTCTAGCAACGGTTCCACGCAACATGGACTTCTCGTTGGTGCTTGAGAATCTTTCTGTGGGCTACGCGATGGCTTACCTGATTGGACTGATCAGCATGATCATGTTTGCAAAGCTGTTACCCAAGTTACAAAAACAAAACTTATCGGATTCCGCCCAGCAAATTGCTCAAGAACGTGGGCTTGGTAGCACTGGGCAAAGAAAGGTCTACTTACCGATCATCCGCGCTTACCGAGTCGGCCAGGAGCTGATCGATTGGATTGATGGCAAAAACCTTCGAGAGCTGGGTATTTATCGTCAAACAGGTTGTTATATTGAACGAATCCGTCGTAATGGGATTCTCGCTCACCCTGATGGTGACGCCATTTTGCAAGAAGGTGACGAAATAGCGTTAGTCGGCTTCCCTGATAGCCACGCTCGCCTTGACCCAAGCTTTAGAAACGGCAAAGAAGTATTTGATCGTAACCTGCTCGATCTACGCATCGTCGAAGAAGAAATCGTCGTGAAAAGTGATGCGATTGCAGGAAAGCGTCTTTCTGACCTCAACCTGTCTGAATACGGCTGTTTCTTGAACCGTGTAGTTCGCGCTCAAATTGAAATGCCGATGGACTTGGACATTGTTCTAGCCAAAGGTGATGTCCTGCAAGTCAGTGGCGAGAAAAGTCGCGTCCATGGTCTTGCAGAGAAAATCGGTTTCATCTCAATTCATAGCCAAATGGCGGATCTGCTCGCTTTTTGTAGCTTTTTTATTCTTGGCATCATGTTCGGCTTGATCACAATGACCTTCGGGCATGTGTCATTTGGCTTGGGTAATGCGGTTGGTCTTTTACTCTCTGGCATTACCTTAGGGTTCTTACGTGCGAATCACCCTACGTTCGGCTATGTCCCTCAAGGGGCGCTCAACATGGTCAAAGACTTAGGTTTGATGATATTCATGGTCGGCATTGGCTTAAGTGCCGGTGGAAAAATGTTTGAGCATCTATCACAAGTGGGCGTTCAGGTCATCGGGTTAGCATTTTTGGTCAGTGTACTGCCTGTTGTTTGTGCTTACTTAGTTGGCGCCTACTTACTTAAGATGAACCGAGCCTTGTTGTTTGGTGCCATCATTGGTGCGCGCACTTGCGCTCCGGCGATGGACATTGTGAATGACTATGCGAAGTCGACGATTCCAGCCTTAGGCTATGCGGGCACATATGCTATCGCCAATATCTTGATGACGTTGGCAGGTACTATTTTGATAATATTGAGTTGA
- a CDS encoding GrxA family glutaredoxin, producing MFVVIFGRPACPYCVRAKEHAETLKAKRDDFNYRYVDIHAEGISKADLEKTVGKPVETVPQIFIDQDHIGGCDDFEAYAKEHLGLFDDE from the coding sequence ATGTTCGTAGTTATCTTTGGTCGCCCAGCTTGCCCATACTGTGTTCGTGCGAAAGAGCACGCAGAAACGCTTAAAGCAAAGCGCGATGACTTCAACTACCGCTATGTAGACATTCATGCGGAAGGCATCTCGAAAGCTGACCTAGAGAAGACAGTAGGCAAACCGGTTGAGACTGTACCTCAAATCTTTATCGACCAAGACCACATCGGTGGTTGTGATGACTTCGAAGCATACGCAAAAGAGCACCTAGGTTTATTCGACGACGAGTAA
- a CDS encoding lysine exporter LysO family protein — MFSGMLFIFTPLVVGYFISISSQSLLNKINKTTSNLIYVILALMGLSLAALDNLGQNLQIILKFTAVFFTCLSLANLAVLPLVDKFLPIQTDASNSKLPLSSMALESVKLILVVGSGLIVGLALPYELNWVDTASEWILFLLLFFIGIQLRNSGLTLRQILLNKHGMVIALLIIVSSMLGGIIAAQILEIDLFKALAMSSGFGWYSLAGILMGDAFGPIYGGASFMIELLRELIALVLIPLFIRTRPCTAIGYAGATAMDFTLPVIQTTGGVRCVPIAIVSGFILSLLVPVMMLFFVSLAS; from the coding sequence ATGTTTTCAGGGATGTTGTTTATCTTTACCCCGCTTGTTGTCGGGTATTTCATTTCGATATCAAGCCAGTCACTGCTCAATAAAATCAATAAGACCACCTCAAACCTTATCTACGTCATACTTGCACTGATGGGTTTGAGCTTGGCTGCCCTCGACAACCTCGGGCAAAATCTGCAAATTATTTTAAAGTTCACTGCGGTGTTCTTTACTTGCCTGAGCTTAGCTAACCTAGCGGTATTGCCCTTAGTCGATAAGTTTTTACCCATCCAAACCGACGCCAGCAATAGCAAACTTCCCTTGTCTAGTATGGCGTTGGAATCAGTTAAACTCATCCTTGTGGTCGGCAGCGGTTTAATTGTCGGATTGGCACTGCCTTATGAACTCAATTGGGTCGATACCGCGAGCGAATGGATTCTCTTCTTATTGCTGTTCTTCATTGGTATCCAATTGCGCAATAGCGGTCTAACATTACGCCAAATACTTCTCAACAAGCATGGGATGGTGATTGCATTACTCATTATAGTGAGCTCGATGCTTGGAGGGATTATTGCCGCGCAAATCCTCGAAATTGACCTATTCAAAGCGCTCGCGATGTCTTCTGGATTTGGCTGGTATTCATTAGCAGGCATCTTGATGGGTGATGCATTTGGTCCGATTTACGGTGGCGCGTCATTTATGATTGAGCTGCTGCGAGAGTTGATCGCATTGGTGCTGATTCCTTTATTCATTCGCACGCGACCATGCACTGCAATCGGCTACGCGGGTGCAACAGCCATGGACTTTACTTTGCCGGTCATACAAACCACAGGTGGCGTTCGATGCGTGCCTATTGCTATCGTCAGTGGGTTTATTCTCAGTCTGCTTGTGCCAGTTATGATGCTGTTCTTTGTCTCTCTTGCAAGCTAG
- a CDS encoding TfoX/Sxy family DNA transformation protein codes for MDMTEQHFIQYVNKFGMFQKRSMFGGTGLFREDAMFALLSANKIFIRGGDHLDKEFSQLGCEKYRHVKKQTTATVNYYDITELFESDSDRLDDLVKQSIDYSVSERQFKRSAANRRLRDLPNMQLTLERMVKKAGIDDVDTFMELGAPAVFAKVKQAYGSDVDVKLLWKFAGAIDGIHWKLIQEPRKRQLLASCP; via the coding sequence ATGGATATGACAGAGCAACATTTTATTCAATATGTAAACAAGTTTGGCATGTTTCAAAAGCGTTCGATGTTTGGTGGAACAGGATTGTTCAGGGAAGACGCCATGTTCGCTTTACTTAGCGCAAACAAGATCTTTATCCGTGGTGGGGACCATTTAGATAAAGAGTTTTCTCAGCTTGGTTGCGAGAAATATCGCCATGTTAAGAAACAGACAACGGCGACCGTAAATTATTATGATATTACGGAGCTGTTTGAATCGGACAGCGATCGTTTGGATGACCTTGTTAAGCAATCTATCGATTACTCGGTTTCTGAGCGACAGTTTAAACGTTCTGCGGCAAATCGTAGACTGCGAGACTTGCCAAACATGCAGCTCACTTTAGAGCGTATGGTAAAAAAAGCAGGCATCGATGATGTTGATACGTTTATGGAACTAGGTGCTCCGGCGGTATTTGCTAAAGTTAAGCAAGCCTACGGAAGCGATGTAGACGTTAAGCTACTTTGGAAGTTTGCCGGTGCTATCGATGGTATTCACTGGAAATTAATCCAAGAGCCACGCAAACGCCAGCTATTGGCAAGCTGCCCATAA